In Porphyrobacter sp. LM 6, one DNA window encodes the following:
- a CDS encoding Pycsar system effector family protein translates to MPENQADKADQVSPAAPLSVHSVHLIRTAQANTLALSQMADGKANILIGATFVVFSLVITQAFSGEVKWSVICLAVTAFLSAIFAVLAITPPLRAKAVPKEQFNPLFFSHFSTISEEEWRADLIEKLRADETLYEVMLRDLYQNGQVLHRRKFRLLALAYHLFLGGLVLTLAVFVVENAV, encoded by the coding sequence ATGCCTGAAAACCAAGCGGACAAGGCAGACCAGGTATCGCCCGCAGCGCCGCTTTCGGTTCACAGCGTCCACCTTATCCGCACCGCACAGGCCAACACGCTGGCGCTCTCCCAGATGGCCGACGGGAAAGCCAATATCCTGATCGGCGCGACGTTTGTGGTGTTTTCCTTGGTGATCACCCAGGCCTTTTCCGGCGAGGTGAAGTGGTCGGTGATCTGCCTCGCCGTCACCGCCTTCCTGTCGGCGATCTTCGCTGTGCTGGCGATCACGCCGCCGTTGCGCGCCAAGGCCGTGCCGAAGGAGCAGTTCAACCCGCTGTTCTTCAGCCATTTCTCTACCATAAGCGAGGAGGAATGGCGGGCCGACCTGATCGAAAAGTTGCGCGCTGACGAGACGCTCTACGAAGTGATGCTGCGCGATCTCTACCAGAACGGTCAGGTGCTCCATCGGCGCAAGTTCCGGCTGCTGGCGCTGGCCTATCACCTGTTCCTTGGCGGGCTGGTGCTGACGCTGGCCGTCTTCGTGGTCGAAAACGCGGTCTAG
- a CDS encoding acyl carrier protein produces MTPADVDASIRSLVEPFNKKGVTIEDATTFAGDLEFDSLTVMDFVAAIEDEFDIIISMNQQAEIENWGQLVAAVHKLQDS; encoded by the coding sequence ATGACCCCCGCAGACGTCGATGCCTCCATCCGCAGTCTTGTCGAACCCTTCAACAAGAAGGGCGTGACGATCGAGGATGCGACCACCTTTGCCGGCGACCTGGAATTCGACAGCCTGACGGTGATGGATTTCGTCGCCGCGATCGAGGACGAGTTCGACATCATCATCTCGATGAACCAGCAGGCCGAGATCGAAAACTGGGGCCAGCTCGTCGCCGCAGTGCACAAGCTGCAGGATAGCTGA
- the spt gene encoding serine palmitoyltransferase translates to MTDTIAPAQPVDLLAKFDPIIQTREQLLAAGVEDPFNLVMEQVLSPTRAICNGRDTILLGTYNYMGMTFDDDVIAAGKQAMEDFGAGTTGSRVLNGTFRDHRDVEAALRDFYGMDHAMVFSTGYQANLGVISTLAGKGDYIILDIDSHASIWDGCKMGDAEVVPFKHNDIEALEKRLKRVPEGAGKLVVLEGVYSMMGDVAPLKEMVRIAKENGAMVLVDEAHSMGFIGEHGRGVAEEQGVLDDVDFIIGTFSKSVGTVGGFCVSNHPKFEVMRLVCRPYVFTAALPPSVMASSATSIRKLMHGGNKRAHLWENSRTLHKGLRDLGFELGTETSQSAIIAVIMPDLEKGAMMWEALLKEGLYVNLARPPATPAGMTLLRCSLCAEHSAEQVQTILGMFERAGKAIGII, encoded by the coding sequence ATGACTGACACCATCGCCCCTGCCCAGCCCGTCGACCTGCTGGCGAAGTTTGATCCGATCATCCAGACCCGCGAGCAGCTGCTCGCCGCCGGAGTGGAAGATCCGTTCAACCTCGTCATGGAACAGGTGCTCTCGCCCACCCGCGCGATCTGCAACGGGCGCGACACGATCCTGCTCGGCACCTACAACTACATGGGCATGACCTTCGACGATGATGTCATCGCCGCAGGCAAGCAGGCGATGGAAGACTTCGGCGCCGGCACCACCGGCAGCCGTGTGCTCAACGGCACCTTCCGCGATCACCGCGACGTGGAAGCCGCGCTGCGCGATTTCTACGGGATGGACCACGCGATGGTCTTCTCGACCGGCTACCAGGCCAATCTCGGAGTTATCTCGACCCTCGCGGGCAAGGGTGATTACATCATCCTCGACATCGATAGCCACGCCTCGATCTGGGATGGCTGCAAGATGGGCGACGCGGAGGTCGTGCCGTTCAAGCACAACGACATCGAAGCCCTGGAAAAGCGGCTGAAGCGCGTGCCCGAAGGCGCGGGCAAGCTCGTGGTGCTCGAAGGCGTCTATTCCATGATGGGCGATGTCGCCCCGCTGAAAGAGATGGTCCGCATCGCCAAGGAAAACGGCGCGATGGTGCTGGTCGACGAGGCGCACTCGATGGGCTTCATCGGCGAACACGGCCGCGGCGTGGCCGAAGAACAGGGCGTGCTGGACGATGTCGATTTCATCATCGGCACCTTCTCCAAGAGCGTCGGCACGGTCGGAGGCTTCTGCGTTTCCAACCACCCGAAGTTCGAAGTGATGCGCCTTGTGTGCCGTCCCTATGTCTTCACCGCCGCGCTACCGCCTTCGGTGATGGCGAGCTCGGCCACCTCGATCCGCAAGCTGATGCACGGCGGGAACAAGCGCGCGCATCTGTGGGAGAACAGCCGCACGCTCCACAAGGGCCTGCGCGATCTCGGCTTCGAGCTCGGCACCGAAACCTCGCAGAGCGCGATCATCGCCGTCATCATGCCCGATCTCGAAAAGGGCGCGATGATGTGGGAGGCGCTGCTCAAGGAAGGCCTCTACGTCAACCTGGCCCGGCCGCCGGCGACGCCAGCCGGCATGACCCTGCTGCGCTGCTCGCTGTGCGCGGAACATTCGGCCGAGCAGGTGCAGACCATCCTCGGCATGTTCGAACGCGCGGGCAAAGCGATCGGGATCATCTGA
- a CDS encoding OmpA family protein, producing MRKLVIGMAMASTALTTPAMARDGQWYIEGSGGVMIVEDQNLDVNGASANAAANYDTGYDFGAAVGYDFGAFRLEAETSYRAADLQDVQAGSQGLALNPITGGGFSTFTGTRPATGEVNALSFMLNGLFDFGDDDGLQAFAGGGIGVARVDMDGAVNTTGPGVWNDSDTGLAWQLLAGIRAPISDAWDVGLKYRYFNAPDVGLVDPLGRSLDTKLSTHSLMGTITYNFGGEAPPPPPVVAPPAPPPPPPPPPPPPPPPPPPKAPCNTGPYIVFFDFDKSDITAEAATILNNAVTAYANCGAASVMLAGHTDRAGTPKYNTALAERRNTSVRSYLTGRGIPDGRISSEAFGESQPRVPTADGVREAQNRRVEVTYGPGSGM from the coding sequence ATGCGCAAACTCGTCATTGGGATGGCGATGGCTTCGACCGCGCTGACCACGCCTGCCATGGCCCGCGACGGCCAATGGTACATCGAGGGCAGCGGCGGCGTGATGATCGTCGAAGACCAGAATTTGGACGTCAACGGCGCCAGCGCCAATGCGGCCGCCAACTACGACACCGGCTACGACTTCGGTGCTGCCGTGGGCTACGACTTCGGCGCATTCCGTCTCGAAGCTGAAACCAGCTACCGCGCTGCCGACCTTCAGGATGTCCAGGCTGGCAGTCAGGGTCTTGCCCTGAACCCGATCACCGGCGGTGGCTTCAGCACCTTCACCGGCACCCGTCCGGCGACTGGCGAAGTCAATGCTCTGAGCTTCATGCTCAATGGCCTGTTCGATTTCGGCGACGATGACGGTCTGCAGGCGTTTGCCGGCGGCGGTATCGGCGTGGCACGCGTCGACATGGACGGTGCTGTCAACACCACTGGCCCGGGCGTCTGGAATGATTCCGACACCGGCCTCGCTTGGCAGCTGCTTGCCGGCATCCGTGCGCCGATCAGCGATGCCTGGGACGTTGGCCTGAAGTATCGTTACTTCAATGCGCCGGACGTGGGTCTGGTCGATCCGCTGGGTCGTTCGCTCGACACCAAGCTGAGCACCCACTCGCTGATGGGCACCATCACTTACAACTTCGGCGGTGAAGCTCCGCCGCCGCCGCCGGTAGTGGCGCCGCCGGCTCCGCCGCCGCCGCCCCCGCCGCCGCCGCCCCCGCCGCCCCCGCCGCCCCCGCCCAAGGCGCCGTGCAACACGGGTCCGTACATCGTGTTCTTCGACTTCGATAAGTCGGACATCACGGCGGAAGCTGCGACCATCCTCAACAACGCTGTCACCGCTTACGCCAACTGCGGCGCAGCGAGCGTGATGCTGGCTGGTCACACCGACCGCGCTGGCACGCCGAAGTACAACACCGCTCTTGCTGAGCGTCGTAACACTTCGGTCCGCAGCTACCTGACCGGTCGCGGGATCCCCGATGGCCGCATCAGCAGCGAAGCCTTCGGCGAATCGCAGCCCCGCGTTCCGACCGCGGACGGCGTGCGCGAAGCGCAGAACCGTCGCGTCGAAGTGACCTACGGCCCGGGCTCGGGCATGTAA
- a CDS encoding MFS transporter, translating to MSEEATAAHGRDEKAVPAYSWYALGVLVLVYVLNFIDRQILSILANDIKADLGVDDAYLGFLYGTAFAVFYSLFGIPLGKLADSWRRTRLLAVGLALWSTMTALSGFAKNATVLTVARIGVGVGEATASPSAYSLISDWFPARLRATALAIYSSGLYIGGGISLLIGAVIVEKWNAAFPDGGPLGLVGWQAAFLAVGLPGVVLALWVLSLKEPVRGAIDGLPTPEDPAPFAGFLRELVEVIPPFTLIGAALRGPRALAINLAGLAFFAVLALMLSQVVPASANLIPGGPDGSFKVSDQWLFLGVGYYAVFSWAMGLRARDLPTFRLTWGSPAFLCVILGYGMVAFMAYASSYWGAPYAERTFGVTKAEIGLLLGAPGAVAGFLGVVLGGRLADWLLERRADGRILVIMFGLITPVPVVYINFTTDSLTVFYVLSFVAQMLTASALGAAAASSQALVLPRMRGVATATFFLATTLVGLGLGPFMAGYVSAINGDDLATGVLSTLVVTPIGLALLIGAMVLFPKAIGQIREQAEKAGEVL from the coding sequence TTGAGCGAGGAAGCGACCGCGGCGCATGGACGCGATGAGAAAGCCGTGCCGGCGTATAGCTGGTATGCGCTCGGCGTGCTGGTGCTGGTCTACGTGCTGAACTTCATCGACCGGCAGATCCTCTCGATCCTCGCAAACGACATCAAGGCTGATCTCGGCGTCGACGATGCCTATCTGGGCTTTCTTTACGGGACCGCCTTTGCGGTGTTCTATTCGCTGTTCGGGATTCCGCTGGGTAAGCTGGCGGATAGTTGGCGCAGGACACGACTGCTCGCGGTCGGCCTTGCGCTTTGGTCGACGATGACGGCGCTTTCGGGCTTCGCCAAGAATGCGACTGTACTCACTGTAGCGCGGATCGGCGTCGGTGTGGGGGAAGCGACCGCGAGCCCCTCGGCCTATTCACTTATCTCAGACTGGTTTCCTGCACGCCTGCGCGCCACCGCGCTCGCGATCTATTCGTCGGGTCTTTATATCGGCGGCGGAATTTCGCTGCTGATTGGCGCGGTCATCGTTGAAAAGTGGAATGCGGCATTTCCGGATGGAGGTCCGCTCGGGCTCGTCGGCTGGCAGGCGGCGTTTCTCGCAGTCGGGCTCCCCGGGGTGGTTCTGGCGCTGTGGGTGCTGTCTCTGAAGGAGCCTGTGCGCGGTGCGATTGACGGTTTGCCCACGCCGGAAGACCCCGCCCCTTTCGCCGGGTTCTTGCGCGAACTGGTCGAGGTCATTCCGCCATTCACGCTGATTGGAGCGGCGCTACGCGGGCCGCGCGCTTTGGCCATCAATCTGGCGGGTCTCGCGTTCTTCGCGGTGTTGGCACTCATGCTATCGCAAGTCGTGCCAGCATCGGCCAATCTTATCCCGGGCGGGCCGGATGGCAGTTTCAAGGTCTCAGACCAATGGCTGTTCCTTGGCGTTGGCTACTATGCGGTATTCAGCTGGGCGATGGGGCTGCGTGCGCGCGACCTGCCGACCTTCCGGCTGACATGGGGATCGCCAGCTTTCCTGTGCGTGATTCTGGGTTATGGCATGGTGGCGTTCATGGCCTATGCCAGTTCCTACTGGGGAGCGCCCTATGCCGAACGCACCTTCGGGGTAACCAAGGCAGAGATTGGCTTGCTGCTTGGGGCGCCCGGTGCCGTTGCGGGGTTTCTGGGTGTGGTGCTTGGGGGAAGGCTGGCCGACTGGTTGCTCGAGCGCCGCGCTGATGGGCGAATACTGGTGATCATGTTCGGGCTGATCACGCCGGTGCCGGTGGTCTACATCAACTTTACCACCGACAGCCTGACGGTGTTCTATGTGCTGAGCTTCGTCGCGCAAATGCTGACCGCCTCAGCGCTGGGCGCCGCAGCCGCTTCCAGCCAGGCGTTGGTGTTGCCGCGCATGCGCGGGGTTGCGACCGCGACCTTTTTTCTTGCGACAACGCTGGTTGGATTGGGGCTGGGGCCGTTCATGGCGGGGTATGTATCGGCCATCAATGGCGACGACCTCGCGACCGGGGTGCTCTCGACCCTTGTTGTGACGCCGATAGGGCTTGCTCTCTTGATCGGGGCGATGGTGTTGTTCCCCAAGGCGATTGGGCAAATCAGGGAGCAGGCCGAGAAGGCAGGTGAAGTTCTTTAG
- a CDS encoding DUF3617 domain-containing protein codes for MTSRPNRIARDLALGGIVVGAALWFAVPGFAQGNGLAMLGTLAKGEWTIKQRGGAPDRKICLKTGQELIQLRHREAGCNQFVVEDGAARVTVQYTCPGNGYGRTSIRRETGSLVQLESQGIHNGMPFQLVAEARRTGPC; via the coding sequence ATGACGAGCAGACCCAATCGCATCGCACGTGATCTTGCGCTCGGCGGCATTGTCGTCGGGGCTGCGCTTTGGTTTGCGGTGCCAGGATTTGCGCAGGGCAATGGCCTCGCCATGCTTGGAACGCTGGCCAAGGGGGAATGGACGATCAAGCAGCGCGGCGGCGCGCCGGATCGCAAGATTTGCCTCAAGACCGGGCAGGAACTGATCCAGCTCCGGCACCGCGAGGCTGGCTGCAACCAGTTCGTAGTGGAGGATGGCGCGGCGCGCGTGACGGTTCAGTATACCTGCCCGGGCAACGGCTATGGCCGCACGAGTATCCGCCGCGAAACCGGTTCGCTCGTGCAGCTTGAAAGCCAGGGCATCCATAACGGGATGCCATTCCAGCTCGTTGCTGAGGCGCGTCGCACCGGCCCTTGTTGA
- the hslO gene encoding Hsp33 family molecular chaperone HslO, with product MNDMTQATETFADALMGFTLPSRNARGRIVRLEGVLDAVLSAHDYPAPITHLLSDALVLGALMGGLLKGKQAQLTMQAQTTGGIVRLLVCDYRDGAVRGYADFDADRLAKLGANPTLSALFGEGYLAITYETEERQRYQGIVPLEGDSLAQACESYFSQSEQIPTLIRVASRAGASGRMAAGLLVQHLADGEEGRERLHVRLDHPDWEHVAVMAGSISHDELLEAGLSLETLAWRLFHEEDEVRVLPGAQLSRGCRCSSEHYAAIIARFPPEEQQAMRNDEGIIAVDCAFCSRTFALAI from the coding sequence ATGAACGACATGACTCAAGCCACCGAGACCTTCGCCGATGCTCTGATGGGCTTCACGCTGCCTTCGCGCAATGCGCGCGGCCGGATCGTGCGCCTTGAAGGTGTGCTCGATGCGGTCTTGTCAGCGCATGATTACCCCGCGCCGATCACGCATCTGCTTAGCGATGCGCTGGTGCTCGGGGCGCTGATGGGCGGCTTGCTGAAGGGCAAGCAGGCGCAGCTGACCATGCAGGCGCAGACGACGGGCGGTATCGTCCGGCTGCTGGTGTGCGATTATCGCGACGGTGCGGTGCGCGGCTATGCCGATTTCGATGCCGATCGCTTGGCCAAGCTCGGCGCGAACCCGACGCTGTCGGCGCTGTTCGGCGAGGGCTATCTCGCGATCACTTACGAAACCGAGGAACGCCAGCGCTATCAAGGGATCGTTCCTCTAGAGGGGGACAGTCTGGCGCAGGCGTGCGAGTCCTATTTCAGCCAGTCGGAACAGATCCCGACCCTCATCCGCGTCGCTAGCCGTGCGGGGGCGAGTGGTCGCATGGCGGCAGGGCTTTTGGTCCAGCACCTTGCCGACGGCGAGGAAGGGCGCGAGCGCCTGCACGTCCGGCTCGACCATCCCGATTGGGAGCACGTCGCGGTAATGGCAGGATCGATCAGCCATGACGAATTGCTCGAGGCCGGACTGTCGCTCGAGACGCTCGCGTGGCGGTTGTTCCATGAGGAAGACGAGGTGCGCGTGCTCCCGGGCGCGCAGCTTTCGCGCGGATGCCGGTGCAGCAGTGAGCACTATGCCGCAATCATCGCGCGTTTTCCGCCCGAAGAGCAGCAAGCCATGCGGAACGACGAAGGGATCATCGCGGTCGATTGCGCGTTCTGTTCTAGGACGTTCGCGCTGGCAATCTGA
- the argF gene encoding ornithine carbamoyltransferase, with amino-acid sequence MAASGAYRHFLDLGDAGADDVAAMINDAIDRKAARSGKSKGAADADAPLAGRVLALVFEKNSTRTRVSFDIAMRQLGGSVLLLDSSSSQLGRGETIADTARVLSRMVDGIMLRTDDHAKIEEMAAHATVPVINGLTDMSHPCQIVADLLTVIEHGKALPGLEVAWFGDGNNVLHSILEAAGLFKFNVRVATPAGYEPDPAFVELARAGGATVTLTQDAAATARGADVLVTDTWISMGQADAAEKKAAMAPYQVNAALMAEAKPDAVFLHCLPAHVGDEVSEEVFEGPQSVVFDEAENRIHAQKSVLLWSFGLLGS; translated from the coding sequence ATGGCCGCCTCGGGAGCCTATCGGCACTTCCTCGATCTCGGGGATGCGGGCGCGGATGATGTCGCGGCGATGATCAACGACGCGATCGACCGCAAGGCGGCGCGCAGCGGCAAGTCCAAGGGCGCGGCTGATGCGGACGCGCCGCTGGCGGGTCGTGTTCTGGCGCTGGTGTTCGAGAAGAATTCGACCCGCACCCGCGTCAGCTTCGACATCGCGATGCGCCAGCTGGGCGGATCTGTGCTGCTGCTCGATTCGAGCTCAAGCCAGCTTGGTCGGGGGGAGACAATCGCCGATACCGCGCGGGTGCTCAGCCGGATGGTCGACGGCATCATGCTGCGGACCGACGATCACGCCAAGATCGAGGAAATGGCGGCTCATGCCACGGTGCCGGTGATCAACGGCCTGACCGACATGTCGCACCCCTGCCAGATCGTCGCCGATCTGCTCACGGTGATCGAGCACGGCAAGGCGCTGCCCGGCCTTGAAGTCGCGTGGTTCGGGGATGGGAACAACGTGCTGCACTCGATCCTCGAGGCGGCCGGGCTGTTCAAGTTCAACGTCCGGGTGGCAACGCCTGCGGGTTACGAGCCTGACCCGGCCTTCGTCGAACTGGCGCGTGCTGGCGGGGCGACGGTGACCTTGACCCAGGATGCCGCCGCAACAGCGCGCGGAGCCGATGTGCTGGTCACCGACACGTGGATTTCGATGGGTCAGGCCGATGCGGCGGAGAAAAAGGCAGCTATGGCGCCCTATCAGGTCAATGCCGCGCTGATGGCTGAGGCGAAGCCCGACGCCGTGTTCCTCCACTGCCTGCCGGCTCACGTCGGCGACGAAGTCAGCGAAGAGGTGTTCGAAGGCCCGCAGTCGGTGGTGTTCGACGAGGCGGAGAACCGCATCCACGCACAGAAATCGGTGCTGTTGTGGAGCTTTGGACTGCTCGGCAGCTGA